Genomic DNA from Carcharodon carcharias isolate sCarCar2 chromosome 37, sCarCar2.pri, whole genome shotgun sequence:
GTCTTCTGTTCACAGTGTCCATGCGGTCTCTCTTCTCCGCACCTTCTTCAATTCTtcatcttccccttccccccccccacccccacccccaccccccgccctctTGCTTGCCTTGCTACTGAAAGCTGGTGTCTTATTAAccctccctgagacacagccCACCCTTATGATTGGGGAGGGCTGTCTGCACTTGTCTGCTGAATAGCAATTCTGCCTTGCATCACGCTGAGGAACCAGTTTGCGTGTTCGGAATTGTCACGCGTTCTTGGTTCAAACTGTGTCGCACAGCCCTCCGGCTGATGATCTGCATTGCGGAGTTAGGTGGTCGTCTCCCAGTGTAAGTACGGGGTTTCCAATGGCGCTCtttggagaggggggtggggtctgtggtCCTCGTCATTGTCTTGGCGATACCATGGAAGGGCTGCAATCTCTGGGCCCCAGGCGTCCACAACGTAAAAGTGTCCAGGGTGCATTTTTCTAGTGTCACTTGAACGTAATGGATCCCAGGGACAGAGTCTCTGAGCCATTGTGAGTTTGGCAGTGGCTGGTTGAATCATCACTTGGCACATCTGTGGGCATATACATTTCAATGCGCAAAGCTGAAggatgttggcacttgccccagTACCCAGCTTTGCACACAATTTATGCTGTCCCGGCATCTGTGGGCATATAATCTGGATGGTGGCAAAGGCTTCTGTGGGTAACGCTGCCAATGCATTCTTTGATGCTCGCCATGCTGAATGTTGGCTCACTTTGTGCATTGATGGTCTGATCATCCTCATCATCTGACCATGTAGCTTGGCTAGCCACCTCATGGATCTTATTTGGACGATGTCTGTCACGAGCTCTTGGTTGATTGGAATGATGTGCCCATCTGACCTCTGCTTGTGACTTCTTGTGATGTCAAACCACTTGTTCCAGCCTTTGCTTTCTGCATTGGCACTTGCAGTATCCCCTGATGGCACATGCCTTGGATATATTTCTGGGTGCAGATCAGAGACCGCATCACTCATGTTGCTTACCAGGCTCGTCTGTGCTGGCTATCGTGCCAATGATGGATGAATGACGCATAGCCTGTAGACTCTGTCTATCCAATAGCGTGGCATCTTACTGGCATCTGCTTTGTAGTAGCTTTGCCATTGGGTTGGTCTGAGAGCTTTCAGGTTGCTTCTATTGGGGTAGATACCATCCATGAGCTTGATTCCTCTGTCAGATAGCTCTGATGCTGTAAAGTCGTCTCTGCATCTACTTATGAATCGATCAATGGTTTCTGTCAGTTTTTGCCTAAAAGATGTGAATTCCAGACAGTGTATTTGGAGGTTCAGCTCCACTCACAATTGGTCTTAAGAGCGTCGATCATATTGTACCTGGATCTTTAAGGTCATTGTCCAACAGACCTGAAGTGTTCAGTCTGTGGAGGCCTCCATTGCCTATAGCAATTTCAATCTTAATGAAATATTGAGGTGCAGGAAAGCATGCTCAGATAGGTTTGGTACCTTCCAATTGAGTGTTAGAAGTCTTCCTGGGGCTTTTGCAGAAGCATGAAAAGAAGCCAGAATAGGCAGTTTTGGCAGTTCTTCAGAACTGAATTTGGCTCAGAGTTGCAATACCTTTAGTGGTCTTTGCCTTAGCTAGTCATAGGTTGTTGCTTGACAGCAATGATGGCGCTGTTGAGCTGTTTCTGCTTTCCCAGGCTTAGGTTAAGCACTGCCTAAAAAGTGATTTTGGCGTGAAAAGGAACTGCCAACTTCAAAGGTAAGATTAAAGAGATAAAAAATACTTTTTGCAAGCtgttctgggggggtgggggtgggggcggaggagTTCCTCTTCCATAGCCAAACGTCTGGTGTTTAACTGCCCCCCAGACCTCCTAAAGGGATGGTTTCTCCTGTCTGTGGAGTGCTGCTTAAAGCTAGACCCTCCAGAGTCAGCTATTTAATCCCTGTTCCTGCATCCCTGATCCTGTTCCCAACCCCTTTGCAGTAGGTAGATTTATACTAAttaagctctcccaaatttgaaCAATCTTACCGGAGGAACCCGATGGCTGGGGTGAGGTGCAATATCCCGGAACATGTTGTAGGTACAGGATGTAGGATTCGGACTGTACTGCGGATCGCTTACATGCCGTGAGTTAGCACTCGACAATCGTTTCGCCTGCATAGGATGTGCTAAATCCCATTTGCTTGCCCTTAACCCTTGTGCTCACTGGCCTGCACTTGCTCCTGGTCAAGCAAGTCTCTACTGTAAAATTCTCATCCGTGTTCAAATCCATCCACTGGCTTCACCGCTGCCCCTTACCCATTTAACTTCATGCTCGAGTTCCTCCAACTCAGGCCCTCTTGTGTATCCCCCACTTTCTTCACAGAACCATTTGATAAAGCCCGAGAACTCAAGATGAATCATTTTATTTTAATACACCATCATTTGGTTCGTATATCTTACATTGGGGATTATGGCTCACATTGGGATTCTAATGGAGAACAGGAATTGGTTTCGGTCCTGGTCTGGTGAATGCTAGATTGAAAAAAGGTCAGATTACATCCTGTTGTTACAGATCCCACTGCTATGGGTGCATTAACGGAACACCACATATCACCGCCACGTCTGACTTTAGGTAGGTCAGGCTTTTCGGAGACAGCGATGGGGTTGTCAGTATAACCAGAGTCCCCTTCCAACAGGGGTTTGGAAAGGTCAGGAAGCAGGAACGGGGATCACCGAGAGACATACGCAAGCCTTGGCTAAAACGGCTTCTTTGCTTCAGTCTCCCGAGGAGCAGAGCTGATCTTTTTTTTTAGGTTAAAACGAGCGCGTTGGGAAAACTGAACACCTGCCATTCCGGGCGCCCAGAGTCAGCCTATCACATCTGTTACGGGTTCAGCCAAAGAAACTCTTACATTCCTATAGCGCCTTTCGCAGCCCCACGGTGACCCAGAGTGCTTTGCAGCCAGCGCCAAGCCTAGTCAACGTTGCAGTGCAGGAAACGTAGCAGCCAATTCtcgcacagcaagatcctgcaACGTGACGATAAtacttttggtgatgttggttgagggtcgaatattgaccagggcaccggggagatctcctccccccaccaacccactacCCCCAAACCCAACCTCTGCTCTTCAAAGCGTCCTATGGGATACTTTACACCCACCAAAGCAGGAACAAAGAGGACTTTGGTTTAAGTTCTCTCCTcagctgaaagacggcacctccggcagtgcggcattCACTCAGGGCTGGCACTGGCAACATCAACAGAGTTTTTGTGCCCAAGTCTCTGGAGCGGGTCTCGAAGCCACGGCCTCCTCACTCTTTGAGATGAGGATGGGGCCGATTAAGCATCTTCGATATCTACTGGAGCGCAGACAGATTTGCAGAGTCAGGCTCGGCTGACTGCACCGGTGATTTTCCACCCTTCTTCCCTTATCCGAGGTGGTGCCATTGGGGACGTTCTGTGCCGAGACTGGCTAACCTCGCCTCTCACAGCCAATGGACTTCCATCCTAACAGCCTGGCCTCGATTTCACCCCAGGCGCGGAGGCAGTATCTTGCTATATTGCGACACTTCTTTACCACATGCAAGCGTTTTGGTCCTCGacattcccttccccctccctctgtatGTACCTGGTGGGGCTACCCTCAGGGCTGCAGTGAAAggtacactcaaacacaccctcgGGCACATCTACCCAGGTTGCCGCAGGAGCAATGGTCTCTTGTCGACACTGCAATTACAAAGGGCCGTGCAGACCGGATGACGTCTTTGTCACCGAGTGCCAGTCACAGGAAGGTTCCATGGATGACTGGTTTGTTGGAGGAAACCAGTTTGCCTACTTCTCAGGGTTAAGTTGCTGGGCAGCACTTCACACGACATGTCAACGGCTGGGATTCTACAGAACCTGGCACATCACccataccaccaccccccccccccccccccccccccccccccccccgcccccaacctttCGATCGAAAGCCTttttcccccccccacaacccccacatcCTATCAAAACcggtcttcagctgcttccaacaaacctcaccccacaccttgTAACCGATCCGAAGGTGGCACTCGGGTGGAGCCGGGCATGGCACATGTTACAAACCTCCGTCAGGTAAGGATCACCACGGCCTGCCCTGCCTGAAGGCTCGGTCGTGGGAAGTTGAACCATTTCAAAAAAGTACTGATAAATGAGACAGTGGCACTACTAAACAGCACACACAGGCATGGGCTAGGCGGTGTGCTGACTGGCACTCATTCCCAGTTGGGCAGTCGGCTAACGTTTGAATCATGGGCACCCACCCTTCGTCAATAGCTCTGGACCcgttgggtgggagagagaggtggacgcTTATGCAAACAGgcaaatacacacacgcacgcacaggcaAATACAcatacgcagacacacacagacagagacacacgcacacagacagacagagacgcacacgcatacagacacgcTGTCACAAGCATTCTTGCGGCTCATCCCACGATGCCACTCTGGCACAGCCAGCCCCACCCCGCCTCCTCGAATGGTTTTTGTTTTACTGTCGGGGCCCCGACGGGATCAAGGGTTTACTCTCGGACATGATCCCGGACACAGCCGTGCTCCACTCAGTGTCAGCCCCCATCATGGGCCTGAAATCGTCCACCCGTCTCTGCTGCACGATCAGGAGCACCAACACCGCCATCCAAAAGATGAAATTCACCCAGGTCGAGGTCTGCAGAAACAAGGCTGGGCTTAGGATCGTTGACTAAAAGGTGGAGGCAGACACTTTAACACCGCAGTGACTCccccccccaaagcctgcccactatcccccaaggcacaagtcaggagtgtgatggaatactccccacttgcctggatgagtgcagctcccacaacactcaagatgctcgacacggtccaggacaaagcagccccacttgatcggcatccgatctaccagcttaaacattcactccctctgccaccgacgcacagtgggagcagtgtgtgtaccatctacaagatgcactgcagcaactcaccaaggctccaaacctgcaacctctaccacctagaaggacaagggcagcagacacatgggaacaccatcacctgcaagttcccctccaagccactcaccaccctgactaggaaatatattggccgttccttcactgtcgctgggtcaaaaccctggaactccctccctaacagcgccgtgggtgtacctacaccacacggactgcagcagctcaaggaggcagctcaccccaccttctcaaggggcaattagggatgggcaataaatgcttgccaggTAGAGGGACAcatatcccacgaatgaatttaaaaagagaTATTTCGCAGAGGAATTTTCCAGTATATTTTCATTTTCCCTTTTATTGAGGCCGCTTTTCCCTTTCCCAGGAGATTATGTGGGAGAGATTAATCACAATGCTGCAGCCCTCATCTGCTTGCGGGCAGATTTGACTGACCAAGTGGGCTGTTCTGAGGTAGCTTCAATCATAACTTTCGAAAGGGAGTTGGACGGACACTGGCCGAAGGCACTTTTGCAGGGTTAAGGGGAAAGGGCAGGGTTGGAGAGCGTGACAAGTGGGCTCTAAGAGAGAGCCAACACTGGGGCAAAAGGGCTGCGTGCCCTCCTCCTGGACTGTAATGATTGGCAGAAGCAGCAGAAGGAGCTGTGAAGTCTGTCCACAACGTGGAATGATTACCGCTGCTCCTGACGTGTAGAAGTGTCGTGGACGTGCTTGACCGGGTTAAACAATCATTCAGAAAAAAACAGCTGACCACACTGTGAAAGCTCACCTCGATAATATGGCCTCCTTGTCCAAGCAGCAGACTGCAGCTGAACTATCTTCGATATCCGAGCTAATTATTTCCTGACCAGACTGCGTAATCCAGCTTCTCCTGAGCAGCCACCCTCATAAGTAGCTGCTCCAAATTCACCCCAGCGGACCCAGTGCGGAGTCGGAGTGCCCTGAATGGTGTAAGaagctcgagggggctgaatggcctctctcctgtTCCGAGTGGCAGACGTGAGCACCGCATGGCCTGGGGCTAGGAGTTAGGCAGGGGTTTGATCAGTTGCAGTCTTAAAAAGGGAGCCAAAGGGtatcggtggtggtggtggtggtggtggtggtggtggttgggggggggcgatgtggagttgaggcctcaatcagatcagccacgatcttcacaggggtgcagcaggctcgaggggagcaagcagccttctcctgctcctaattctctGCTCGCGGAAGGAACAGGCCAAATCCCAACCCAAGCAGCTGGAAGCTGTCTATCCCCATTAGGAAAACAATTACATAATTTTAtagcacagaatcaggccattcagcccatctgctccataccagcctcttcccacctcctcttcatctccacccacccccacccccccaaatcaccctatccttctattcctttctctctcatgtgtttattcagcttcccccttaaatgtgTCCACACTATCCACcccgaccactccctgtggtagcgagttccacgttCTCTCAAACAAAGGGTCATTGTGAGGGAAATGCTCCATCACACAACACAGGGAGTATGATGACGATTTTAGCTAGGATTTCTGTTAACCCCTCGCCTCCTGTCCCACTCGCCTCATCATGAGGGGCAGCTGATTGCCCTCAGTGGCATTGAGGGACAGGAGCGGGAAAGAGGTGCAGTTCCACAGAAGCTAGCTGCACCCGGCTATTTCACCCATGTTGCCATTCCTTTGGCCTATTCGACCATGAGAGCTGAACACAAGCCTGCCACTGCCAGCTCGCAACAAGCGAtttccgcccccacccacccctccccttgacattcaatggcattaccatggatgaatcccccactatcaatatcctagggggttaccattgaccagaaactgaactggaccagccatataaatattgtggcgacaagaacaggtcagaggctaggaatcctgtggagagtaactcacctcctgactccccagagcctgtccaccatctgtaaggcacaagtcaggagtgtgatggaatactccccacttgcctggatgagtgcagctcccacaacactcaaggagctcgacaccatccaggacaaagcttggttggcatcccatccaccaccttcaacattcactccctccaccaccaatggacagtagcagcagtgtgtaccatttacaagatgcattgctggaactcaccaaggctccttcaacagcaccttccaaaccctcgaactctaccatctagaaggacaaggacagtagatgcatgggaacagacAGAAGTAGGTTTGACAAACCATTTTAAACAAGGAGTGACAGAGCTGCAGAGAGGTTTCGGGAGGAGCTTAGGgcaccaggcagctgaaggcatggtggagcaattaaaatcagagaccCTCAACATCCGGATTACAGGTggctacagagacagggaggggggtggcaggggctggaggaggttacagagagagggagggttgtagggtctggaggagattacagagatagggagggtcgcagaggctgggggaagttacagacagagggagggtgtaggggctggaggaggttacagggatagggagggtcgtaggggctggaggaagttacagagatagggagggttgtaggggctggaggaggttacagagatagggagggttgtaggggctggacgaggttacagagatagggagggttgtaggggctggacgaggttacagagatatggagggttgtaggggctggaggaggttacagagatagggagggttgaaggggctggagggggttacagacatagggagtaggcgagggatttgagaacaaggatggCAGTTTTAAAAATTGAGGCGCTGCCGGATCAGGAGCCAACATTGCTGAGCGATCAGAGGGGGGGCCATGGGtggatgggacttggtgtgagtcagGATAGGGGCAGAGTCTTGGGTGAGCTCAGACTGACAGAGGGTGGGAGGCTGGTGACAAACCATCAAACACAGGGAGATAGTTTAACATAGACGGCTTACAACAAACGTGCCCACGATGGTAAAAGCTGGAAACAAGAGCTCGTCTCACCTCAGCGCTGGTGAAGTTTTGGTAAAACGTGGAGCCATTGTACGGAGATGTCCAGTTCATTCTCTCAGCACCTGAGCAGCTAAGAAAGAAAAGTCATTCAGGTACGGCGAGACTCACGTACTGACCGAGCTTACAGATCCAGGTTTGCTCCATATCCTCAACACCACGTCCTTACTGCTGAGCTCCATTCCTTCCCCAACACCCAATTCGCTCAGACAGCTCAACGCAATTggaccttaccttaaatctacgtctcccacaaacaccaaggtccctttcgCTCCCACCACCTCGCCTGCCCGCCTCGCTGTTACCTTGTCCTTACTCTGCCAGAACTCTCACCCCTCTTCCCCCGTGCCCCGAGAGGCGATGTCTCCAAATTCCCCATGATTCTGAATCTCATCCTGCGCTAAATCCTGTTGACGACGACCTCCACTGCCTCCTTGGTGTCCGGCACAGAATTCATATTCCACGTCCACAGAGGCTTCCGAGGGCCTTGTCCCTAAGCCACCGCGGCTTGCCTCAAAAGCCAGCCGTAACGGAcacacaagaaacaggagcaggccattcggcccatcgagcctgctccgcccttcaatacaatcatggctgatcttgggcttcagccccactttcccgcccactcccccacGTCCCTTCATTCCCCGAGAGACCCCAAAGGTCTGTCTATCCCACCGCCCTAAATGGGTaggagcaaaatactgcggctgcCGGGAACCTGAAGTAAAATCAAGAaaaagttggaaaaactcagcaggcctggctctgtccgtggagagagaaacagggttaatgtttcgagtccgtacgactcttcttcagcacTAAAGAGGAGAAACGTGAGGGGTTTTATACTGTCTAAGAGGGCGGTggagcaggatagaaggtcagggagaggtgggagctcaggagagattgacaaagatgtcacggacacaagacaaagggagtgttaaagactaaagtgggaggctctccctctctcgcctcagagtcagaaggccCATGGTTTCTAGACCCACTCCAAAAACCTGAGCCCCACCATCCAGGCCCACACGCCCAGTGCCAGTACATGGGGGAGCTCTGCACCGCCAGAGGCGCTGTCTTTCCAACGAGACGTCAACCTCATCTCGGGGTTGGTGCAAAAGATGGCGAGGCCCAGCCGGAAAGAAGAGCGGGACGGAGGCGAAGAGTTCTCCCGGGAtgcggttgggtggggtggggggagcccaatatttatccctcccaCCAACATTAAAACAGGTCATTTGCTCATTCCAGGGCCgtttgtgggagcctgctgtgcgcaaattggctgccgccttTTCTACCGTACAACAGTGACTGCGCTGAAAAGAGAAATACTTCATcggctgtaaaacgctttggcTCTTCACAAGGTTCCTAACCCCGTTCACTCCTCTGCCCTCCCCAGCCCTTAAGTCCTCAACCCGACCGACATCCTGGTCACCCCTCCCTGCGTCACTCCGTCCGTTCGCTCTGCCTCAGGGTcacggggggggcggggggggtgggaacACGACGAAGCCACATGGAGCAGGGCGAAGGCCCAATTCTTGCCACAGCTCTGGCTCTCACCTCTTGATCCCTGGCTCGGTGAGGATAGACCGGCAGAAGGTGTCGAGCCCGACCCGCAGGAGGCAGccagaaaccaggagcaggaagaggcagaCGCCGGATGTCACCAGGCAGGCCGTGAGCCACCGCAGTCCCCTGCAAAAAAGGCACAACAGGAAAAGACTATCTCAATACTGTCACTGGAGGCCCCAGGCTAATGctcgg
This window encodes:
- the LOC121273008 gene encoding transmembrane protein 179B-like, which gives rise to MALPLLLFLELLIYGAGFICGIVTAALVTVTQGEFGSQCVLYGVAKWNDTVKSLGVSQFGSVSLCGFISAVSVCIAIYCFCTVFYFIYVSCIEGTSRGLRWLTACLVTSGVCLFLLLVSGCLLRVGLDTFCRSILTEPGIKSCSGAERMNWTSPYNGSTFYQNFTSAETSTWVNFIFWMAVLVLLIVQQRRVDDFRPMMGADTEWSTAVSGIMSESKPLIPSGPRQ